The following coding sequences lie in one Rothia sp. SD9660Na genomic window:
- a CDS encoding PLP-dependent aspartate aminotransferase family protein encodes MAGFTTRAIHSVHSNEKHAVVPPIYTASTFGQPTDGTEGPFEYQRGGNPTRSKAETTLAALEGAEHAFLYASGMSATAAAMGILEHGQTLIMGMPVYGGNYRFATIELPKRGVTHELVYDLSTLSDAHFEGKNVGMVFIETPSNPTLRVTDIKKVAELTHRHGALLVVDNTVMTPYLQKPLDLGADIVVQSATKYLAGHGDLLAGVATTNDAELADKLFKAQLISGGVLSPIDSYRLLQNVKTLALRMERQQANADVLIEAVAAHPAVDTVYFPGSYSAEEAKIQTEQATGRGALFSFIIKEGHDIKAFLDSLKVFTFAVSLGGIESLVCLPTTMTQGAYSQEDRDDAGLTTRLVRVAVGIEDIDDLLEDMTSALDAA; translated from the coding sequence GTGGCAGGCTTTACCACTCGCGCCATTCACTCCGTGCACTCTAACGAAAAGCATGCCGTCGTACCCCCGATTTACACCGCCTCCACCTTCGGCCAGCCCACCGACGGCACAGAAGGCCCCTTCGAATACCAGCGCGGCGGTAACCCCACCCGCTCCAAGGCAGAAACCACTCTTGCCGCCCTTGAGGGTGCCGAGCACGCTTTCCTCTACGCCTCCGGCATGAGCGCCACCGCCGCAGCTATGGGAATTCTGGAACACGGCCAGACCCTGATCATGGGTATGCCTGTCTACGGCGGCAACTACCGCTTCGCTACCATCGAGCTCCCCAAGCGCGGCGTCACCCACGAACTGGTCTACGACCTCTCCACCCTCTCCGACGCCCACTTCGAGGGCAAGAACGTTGGCATGGTCTTTATTGAGACGCCCTCCAACCCCACCCTGCGCGTCACCGACATCAAGAAGGTCGCCGAGCTGACCCACCGCCACGGTGCTCTACTGGTCGTCGATAACACCGTCATGACCCCCTACCTGCAGAAGCCCCTCGACCTGGGTGCAGATATCGTGGTGCAGTCAGCCACCAAGTACCTGGCCGGCCACGGTGACCTGCTCGCGGGCGTCGCCACCACCAACGACGCAGAGTTGGCCGACAAGCTCTTCAAGGCCCAGCTGATCTCCGGCGGCGTGCTCTCACCCATCGACTCCTACCGTCTGCTGCAGAACGTCAAGACCCTAGCCCTGCGCATGGAGCGCCAGCAGGCCAACGCCGACGTCCTCATCGAGGCCGTCGCCGCCCACCCCGCCGTTGATACAGTTTACTTCCCCGGCTCCTACAGCGCCGAAGAAGCCAAGATCCAGACCGAACAGGCCACCGGTAGGGGCGCCCTCTTCTCCTTTATCATCAAAGAAGGCCACGACATCAAGGCCTTCCTCGACTCCCTCAAGGTCTTCACTTTCGCCGTCTCTCTCGGCGGTATCGAGTCTCTGGTCTGCCTGCCCACCACCATGACCCAGGGCGCCTACTCCCAAGAAGACCGCGACGACGCCGGCCTCACCACCCGCCTGGTGCGCGTAGCTGTCGGTATTGAAGATATTGATGACCTGCTGGAGGATATGACCTCTGCCCTGGATGCTGCCTAG
- a CDS encoding DUF6290 family protein: MTVHVEFTATEEAQLQSLSSALGTSTEELVRSAVLDYLEQQEEQVWAQQALVRFEADGRETRPAQELWDELGV, translated from the coding sequence ATGACCGTGCATGTTGAGTTTACAGCTACTGAAGAGGCACAGCTACAGAGTCTTTCCTCCGCTCTTGGTACGAGCACCGAAGAGCTAGTACGTTCTGCTGTACTTGATTATCTTGAACAGCAGGAAGAACAGGTATGGGCACAGCAGGCGTTGGTGCGCTTCGAGGCAGACGGCCGTGAGACCCGCCCCGCCCAGGAATTGTGGGATGAGCTCGGGGTCTGA
- a CDS encoding glutathionylspermidine synthase family protein, with translation MRRLSFPLGRHNWEQTIATEGLVYSLEGPDDTDHYWNEFAAYEFTVAEALWLQEQVEEAHRMCVAAIDHIIAGPLKYKLGLSDAALKLAIDSWRWHEYDFYGRFDFVYNPETHALKILEYNADTPTGLVEAAVSQSTWFNDQRLDLRGFKEWNDLGNAFVARWAQIRQRIKHPVLHLACVNEDIDELGEDLENLKVVAHAAHMAGWETHIMRIDDLYWDADRRIWLDHHDRQVHNLFKLYPWEDMVEDAYGQVLFNGGYAAMENWFEPAWKMFLSNKVLMVALWELFPGHPLLLPASLSPDHGFTNWVKKPIFGREGDGIVVNAPTHGVQVAHTDGYMTETAADHEYIYQQYVQPPNFTGDAGEPNYPIIGAWVVGGRSVGFGVRESDGAITDGYCRFVPTVLK, from the coding sequence ATGAGACGACTGTCCTTCCCCCTGGGGCGCCATAACTGGGAGCAGACCATTGCCACTGAGGGGCTGGTCTATTCGCTCGAAGGCCCTGACGACACCGACCACTACTGGAACGAGTTTGCTGCCTACGAGTTCACCGTGGCCGAGGCCCTCTGGCTGCAGGAGCAGGTCGAAGAAGCCCACCGCATGTGCGTTGCGGCCATCGACCACATCATTGCCGGCCCCCTCAAGTACAAGCTGGGGCTGAGTGACGCTGCGCTGAAGCTGGCAATTGATTCCTGGCGCTGGCACGAATACGACTTCTACGGCCGCTTTGATTTTGTCTACAACCCCGAGACTCACGCGCTCAAAATCCTGGAATACAACGCCGATACCCCCACCGGCCTGGTGGAGGCGGCGGTCAGCCAATCCACCTGGTTCAACGACCAGCGCCTGGATTTGCGCGGCTTCAAAGAGTGGAACGACCTCGGTAACGCCTTCGTTGCCCGCTGGGCCCAGATCCGCCAGCGCATCAAGCACCCGGTTCTGCACCTGGCCTGCGTGAACGAAGACATCGACGAGCTCGGCGAGGACCTTGAAAACCTCAAGGTCGTAGCCCACGCCGCGCACATGGCAGGCTGGGAAACCCACATCATGCGCATCGACGACCTCTACTGGGACGCCGACCGCCGCATCTGGCTCGATCACCACGACCGGCAGGTGCACAACCTCTTCAAGCTCTACCCCTGGGAAGACATGGTTGAGGACGCCTACGGGCAGGTCCTCTTCAACGGCGGCTACGCTGCCATGGAGAACTGGTTTGAACCGGCCTGGAAGATGTTCCTCTCCAACAAGGTACTGATGGTGGCCCTCTGGGAGCTCTTTCCAGGGCACCCGCTGCTGCTGCCGGCGTCCTTATCACCCGACCATGGCTTCACCAACTGGGTCAAGAAACCCATCTTTGGGCGAGAGGGCGACGGTATCGTGGTGAACGCCCCAACCCACGGGGTACAGGTTGCCCACACCGACGGCTACATGACCGAAACCGCCGCCGACCACGAGTACATCTACCAGCAGTACGTTCAGCCGCCCAACTTCACCGGGGACGCCGGCGAACCCAACTACCCCATCATCGGGGCCTGGGTGGTGGGCGGACGCTCCGTAGGCTTCGGCGTGCGCGAATCAGACGGGGCAATTACCGACGGTTACTGCCGGTTCGTGCCGACGGTGCTCAAGTAA
- a CDS encoding gamma-glutamylcyclotransferase family protein, which translates to MIAHHPVFVYGTLRPGMSNNRWFRGADSNRTDATITGYELVTNGSYPYLLPASAPVGSDAAGQDAPVVRGTLVFVDPADWEAVAASLDELEGTDPARPVHDDNLYNRVLAEVVTDAGEQVTAWVYIPPVSKQAQLRERYPLVSGGEWTE; encoded by the coding sequence ATGATAGCCCACCACCCCGTTTTTGTTTACGGCACCCTGCGCCCCGGCATGAGTAATAATCGCTGGTTCCGCGGGGCTGATTCTAACCGCACTGACGCGACTATTACCGGCTACGAGCTGGTCACGAACGGCTCCTACCCCTACCTGCTCCCGGCGTCCGCACCGGTCGGCAGCGACGCCGCCGGGCAAGACGCCCCGGTAGTGCGCGGCACCCTGGTTTTCGTAGACCCCGCCGACTGGGAGGCCGTTGCCGCGTCCCTCGATGAGCTTGAGGGAACCGACCCCGCGCGTCCTGTGCACGATGACAACCTCTACAACCGGGTGCTGGCCGAGGTGGTAACGGACGCCGGTGAGCAGGTCACCGCCTGGGTCTACATTCCACCGGTGAGCAAGCAGGCGCAGCTGCGCGAGCGCTACCCCCTGGTGTCCGGCGGCGAGTGGACCGAGTAA
- a CDS encoding amino acid ABC transporter ATP-binding protein, translated as MLSLKNLTKSFGENTILRDISLDLDNGETTVILGPSGSGKSTLLRCLNLLETPESGVLTIEGDLVDFTAGLTDEQVRTIRKHSAMVFQNFNLFPHYTAEQNVALAPVLNGKMGKDAAAQLARELLEKVGLGHKADAYPDNLSGGQQQRVAIARALAVAPDYLLFDEPTSALDPELEAEVIRVLIDLAREKRSLVVVTHNMAFARRVADRIVFLDGGSVLYNGAPEAFFDSDNERIQRFLQIFEMTDYRI; from the coding sequence ATGCTTAGCCTGAAGAACCTCACCAAAAGCTTCGGCGAGAACACCATTCTGCGCGACATCTCCCTCGACCTCGACAACGGCGAAACCACGGTTATTCTCGGGCCCTCCGGTTCGGGTAAATCCACCCTGCTGCGCTGCCTGAACCTGCTCGAAACCCCCGAGTCCGGCGTCCTGACCATTGAGGGTGACTTGGTGGACTTCACCGCCGGGCTGACCGACGAGCAGGTACGAACCATCCGCAAGCACTCGGCCATGGTCTTCCAGAACTTCAACCTCTTCCCCCACTACACCGCCGAGCAGAACGTGGCCCTGGCCCCGGTGCTCAACGGCAAGATGGGTAAGGACGCCGCAGCCCAGCTCGCACGCGAACTCCTGGAGAAGGTGGGTTTGGGGCATAAGGCAGATGCCTACCCCGATAACCTCTCGGGCGGCCAGCAGCAGCGCGTCGCCATCGCCCGCGCCCTGGCTGTTGCCCCCGATTACTTACTCTTTGACGAGCCCACCTCTGCCCTTGACCCCGAGCTTGAAGCCGAGGTTATTCGAGTGCTCATCGACCTGGCCCGCGAAAAGCGCTCCCTGGTGGTTGTTACCCACAATATGGCCTTCGCCCGCCGGGTTGCCGACCGTATCGTCTTCCTCGACGGCGGCAGCGTTCTCTACAACGGCGCCCCCGAAGCCTTCTTCGACTCCGACAACGAACGCATCCAGCGCTTCCTGCAGATCTTCGAGATGACGGACTACCGCATCTAA
- a CDS encoding type II toxin-antitoxin system RelE/ParE family toxin: MAWQLVLAKEFERSIRKLDKPDIRRIKTYLDQVVQLDNPRDRGKALTADKVGLWRYRVGNFRVLVKFEDQQMQVIALDVGHRSTIYR, encoded by the coding sequence GTGGCCTGGCAATTAGTACTGGCAAAAGAGTTTGAACGATCGATTAGAAAGCTCGATAAGCCGGATATTCGTAGAATTAAGACTTACCTTGACCAGGTAGTTCAGTTAGATAATCCGAGGGACCGGGGAAAAGCGCTGACAGCTGACAAGGTTGGCCTGTGGCGTTATCGTGTAGGAAATTTTCGAGTACTCGTAAAATTTGAAGATCAGCAGATGCAAGTTATTGCTCTCGATGTTGGTCACCGTTCAACAATTTACCGATAG
- a CDS encoding transporter substrate-binding domain-containing protein, whose translation MTAINRRSALALTGASALALALAACGSSSSTTSGSSAAADKLQAIKDAGKIRIGFEGTFAPWNYHNEAGELVGMEKEIGDLIAADLGVTAEYTETPWDSLIAGVDADRYDIVINNVSPTEERKQKYDFSNPYVASEGKVAVLQNSELQTIEDLAGATAASSETSNFRTLLEEAGAQMTIVTGFDEAIEQVLTGRVDACGNDAVTFAYYQEQHPDAPIRLLDGVLGDASESAILMPKGATTLQTAINDSIAKHLENGDFKAIYEKYVGIDLSPKA comes from the coding sequence ATGACAGCAATCAATCGTCGTTCCGCTCTCGCCCTCACCGGCGCGTCCGCCCTCGCCCTGGCCCTGGCCGCCTGCGGCTCCTCATCCTCCACCACCTCCGGCTCATCCGCAGCTGCCGACAAGCTGCAGGCCATCAAGGACGCCGGCAAAATCCGCATCGGCTTCGAGGGCACCTTCGCCCCCTGGAACTACCACAACGAAGCTGGCGAACTTGTCGGTATGGAAAAGGAAATCGGCGACCTCATCGCCGCCGATCTGGGCGTCACCGCCGAATACACCGAAACCCCCTGGGATTCCCTGATCGCCGGTGTCGATGCTGACCGCTACGACATCGTCATCAACAACGTCTCACCCACCGAAGAGCGCAAGCAGAAGTACGACTTCTCCAACCCCTACGTCGCCTCAGAGGGCAAGGTCGCCGTCCTGCAAAACTCAGAACTGCAGACCATCGAAGACCTTGCAGGCGCCACCGCAGCCTCATCAGAGACCTCTAACTTCCGCACCCTGCTCGAAGAAGCAGGCGCCCAGATGACCATCGTTACCGGCTTCGACGAAGCCATCGAACAGGTACTCACCGGCCGCGTGGACGCCTGCGGTAACGACGCCGTCACCTTCGCCTACTACCAGGAGCAGCACCCCGACGCCCCCATCCGCCTGCTCGACGGTGTGCTCGGCGACGCCTCCGAATCAGCAATCCTGATGCCCAAGGGCGCCACCACCCTGCAGACCGCCATCAACGACTCCATCGCCAAGCACCTGGAGAACGGCGACTTCAAGGCCATCTACGAAAAGTACGTTGGCATCGACCTGAGCCCCAAGGCCTAA
- a CDS encoding amino acid ABC transporter permease, whose product MDRYLELWAQSLPSLLLATVQVTIPLTLISFVLALVLGLLATAARNLSRYNPLNWLATAFVWFFRGTPLLVQLFLVFYGLPRVGITLDTWPAAIIALSLNTGAYVAETFRSAYASIPRGQFEAARTLNFTKMQTLRHVVIPQATRIALPPLGNDLIDLVKGTSLVSVISMVDLFQSGKQVAARTFEPLAMYLEVAAIYLVIFTLLSIAQRALEKRTSRYIRTVNA is encoded by the coding sequence ATGGACCGCTACCTAGAACTCTGGGCACAATCCCTGCCCTCCCTGCTGCTGGCCACCGTGCAGGTGACCATCCCGCTGACCCTCATCTCCTTCGTCCTCGCGCTGGTGCTGGGTCTGCTGGCCACCGCCGCCCGCAACCTCAGCCGCTACAACCCGCTCAACTGGCTAGCCACAGCCTTCGTGTGGTTCTTCCGCGGCACCCCGCTTCTAGTGCAGCTCTTCCTGGTGTTCTACGGGCTACCCCGCGTCGGCATCACCCTCGACACCTGGCCCGCCGCCATCATCGCGCTGAGCCTCAACACCGGCGCCTACGTGGCCGAAACCTTCCGCTCAGCCTACGCCTCAATACCGCGCGGCCAGTTCGAGGCCGCCCGCACCCTCAACTTCACCAAGATGCAGACCCTGCGCCACGTCGTCATCCCGCAGGCTACCCGCATCGCCCTACCCCCGCTGGGTAACGACCTGATTGACCTGGTCAAGGGCACCTCCCTGGTATCGGTCATCTCTATGGTTGACCTTTTCCAGTCCGGCAAGCAGGTCGCCGCCCGCACCTTCGAGCCGCTGGCCATGTACCTTGAAGTAGCCGCCATCTACCTGGTCATCTTCACCCTTCTCTCCATCGCCCAGCGCGCCCTAGAGAAGCGCACCAGCCGTTACATAAGGACAGTCAATGCTTAG
- a CDS encoding AMP-binding protein has product MGAPADFVYTDPFNPTPNPALITDEARIRFWTDQAKARLTWGELFDEANPHTFAKPQSLGLDDEGIEQFTVPEIKWFEGGELNVAYNCVDRHVEAGKGDKVALYFEGEPGDREAITYTELQRRIAKAAHGLEKLGIGKGDRVVIYLPVIPETIIFTLACARIGAIHSLVFGGFSAEALKFRVEDTGAKVLITTDGQNRRGTVVPVKATADEACSGENNIEHVIVVDRTAGTPEAHATVPWTEGRDVWYHDLVDDLPDTHDYQLFDAETPLFIIYTSGTTGKPKGLVHTSAGYLTQVAYTHALLFDLLPEVEDEQGQRRVDELATVNDPAKVENTVHWCTADLAWVTAHTYEIYGPLLNGVTEVIYEGTPNTPTFERHFEVIERYGVTNYYTAPTLIRSLMGAFPDGPPAGKYDLSSVRLLGSVGESINPEAWRWLRTHVGGGTASFIDTWWQSETGSTVCSPRPHDPQFAPAGTFADGTPHTASKPGCATRAVPGISTRVVDEHGAEVEPGLQGFIVVDKIGPSMARTVWGNPQRYLDSYWRHYGERGWFLAGDGAKVDEEGDVYILGRIDDVINISGHRLSTIEIESALVTHEAVVEAGVCPVEDELTGHQAVAYVTLSEAGRALSAEELKKALTEYIRHEIGPIAKPKDVIAVADIPKTRSGKITRRLLGELYQGRALGDTSSLQNEEALEAIAQVLATR; this is encoded by the coding sequence TTGGGCGCACCTGCCGACTTTGTGTACACCGACCCTTTCAACCCCACACCCAACCCGGCGCTCATCACAGATGAGGCCCGAATCCGGTTCTGGACTGACCAGGCCAAGGCCCGCCTGACCTGGGGTGAGCTCTTCGACGAAGCTAACCCTCACACCTTCGCCAAGCCGCAGAGCCTGGGCCTCGATGATGAGGGTATCGAGCAGTTCACTGTGCCCGAGATTAAGTGGTTCGAGGGCGGCGAGCTGAACGTTGCCTACAACTGCGTAGACCGGCACGTTGAAGCGGGTAAGGGCGATAAGGTGGCCCTCTACTTTGAGGGTGAACCCGGTGACCGCGAGGCCATTACCTATACCGAGCTGCAGCGCCGGATCGCTAAGGCAGCCCACGGCCTGGAGAAGCTGGGCATCGGCAAGGGCGACCGCGTGGTCATTTACCTGCCGGTGATTCCCGAAACCATCATCTTCACCCTAGCCTGCGCCCGCATTGGCGCGATTCATTCCCTGGTCTTCGGCGGTTTCTCGGCTGAGGCCCTGAAGTTTCGCGTGGAAGATACCGGCGCTAAGGTGCTCATTACCACTGACGGGCAGAACCGCCGCGGCACCGTGGTCCCGGTTAAGGCCACCGCCGACGAAGCCTGCTCGGGTGAGAACAATATCGAGCACGTTATTGTGGTTGACCGCACCGCGGGCACCCCCGAAGCCCACGCCACTGTGCCCTGGACCGAGGGCCGCGACGTCTGGTACCACGACCTGGTCGACGACCTGCCCGACACCCACGATTACCAGCTCTTTGACGCTGAAACCCCGCTCTTTATCATCTACACCTCCGGCACCACGGGTAAGCCCAAGGGCCTGGTGCACACGTCCGCGGGCTACCTGACCCAGGTTGCCTACACCCACGCCCTGCTCTTTGACCTGCTCCCCGAGGTTGAGGACGAGCAGGGCCAGCGCCGCGTGGACGAGCTAGCTACCGTCAACGACCCCGCCAAGGTCGAGAACACCGTTCACTGGTGTACCGCCGACCTGGCCTGGGTGACCGCCCACACCTACGAAATCTACGGGCCGCTGCTCAACGGCGTCACCGAGGTGATCTACGAGGGCACCCCCAACACCCCTACCTTCGAGCGCCACTTCGAGGTGATTGAACGCTACGGGGTCACCAACTATTACACCGCCCCCACCCTGATTCGTTCCCTCATGGGTGCCTTCCCCGACGGCCCGCCCGCCGGCAAGTACGACCTCTCGTCGGTGCGCCTGCTGGGGTCTGTGGGTGAGTCCATCAACCCTGAGGCCTGGCGGTGGCTGCGCACGCATGTGGGCGGGGGCACCGCGTCCTTTATCGATACCTGGTGGCAGTCCGAAACCGGCTCGACCGTGTGCTCACCGCGTCCGCACGACCCCCAGTTCGCGCCCGCTGGCACCTTCGCGGACGGCACCCCCCACACGGCGTCCAAGCCCGGCTGTGCGACACGGGCGGTTCCGGGGATCTCAACCCGCGTGGTCGATGAGCACGGGGCCGAGGTTGAGCCCGGCCTGCAGGGCTTCATTGTGGTCGATAAGATTGGCCCGTCCATGGCCCGCACGGTCTGGGGCAACCCCCAGCGCTACCTCGATTCCTACTGGCGCCACTACGGCGAGCGCGGCTGGTTCCTGGCCGGTGACGGCGCCAAGGTCGATGAGGAGGGTGATGTCTACATTCTGGGCCGCATAGACGATGTTATTAACATTTCGGGCCACCGCCTGTCGACCATTGAGATTGAGTCTGCCCTGGTCACCCATGAGGCTGTGGTAGAGGCCGGGGTCTGCCCGGTGGAGGACGAGCTGACCGGCCACCAGGCGGTTGCCTATGTGACCCTCTCTGAGGCCGGCCGCGCCCTAAGCGCCGAAGAGCTCAAGAAAGCGCTGACCGAGTATATCCGCCACGAGATTGGGCCGATTGCAAAGCCCAAGGACGTCATCGCGGTAGCTGATATTCCTAAGACCCGCTCCGGCAAGATCACCCGCCGCCTACTCGGGGAGCTCTACCAGGGCCGGGCCCTGGGCGATACCTCATCCCTGCAGAACGAGGAAGCTCTCGAAGCTATCGCCCAGGTGCTGGCAACCCGCTAA
- a CDS encoding type IV toxin-antitoxin system AbiEi family antitoxin domain-containing protein — protein MDEIFRDIHGMEQFFTDVKTSAELRHLGQSSSSITRACQGGTLRRICHGAYIKTSTWNSWDARARCIAQHVGFLKTRSDFVLSHVSAALWWAAPLLRLPRKIWVSHPTETVRSTRKVHVSRARETECSSAVFHQGAFVTPPLQTAVDCALTLPILDALCIVDFFLNQGLIAASDFTSSITGLRCKGVRNAREVSRLMSERSESPAETVTRYRIAMWGFTPPKEQATIWMGSSYYRPDFLWEELKLILEVDGYVKYDGTYGDPGAAIRAEKRRHRDLEKLGYRVIRVQWEDIVHHPENLRVLLVNAGVR, from the coding sequence ATGGACGAAATCTTCCGAGACATTCATGGCATGGAACAATTCTTTACCGACGTAAAAACCTCCGCTGAGCTCCGCCACCTTGGGCAATCATCATCAAGCATCACCAGGGCCTGCCAGGGCGGAACCCTTCGTCGCATCTGCCACGGAGCCTACATCAAGACCTCCACCTGGAACAGCTGGGACGCCCGCGCCCGCTGCATCGCCCAACACGTAGGGTTTCTCAAAACCAGATCAGACTTCGTGCTCAGTCATGTATCTGCAGCACTCTGGTGGGCAGCGCCTCTGCTGCGGCTCCCCCGCAAGATTTGGGTCAGCCATCCAACGGAGACCGTCCGCTCTACCCGAAAAGTCCATGTCAGCCGTGCCCGAGAGACAGAGTGCTCATCTGCTGTCTTCCATCAAGGAGCTTTTGTCACTCCTCCCCTACAAACAGCAGTCGACTGTGCGCTGACTCTGCCCATACTTGATGCCCTGTGTATCGTGGACTTTTTTCTCAACCAAGGGCTCATCGCAGCCTCTGATTTCACCAGTAGCATCACGGGTTTACGTTGCAAAGGGGTCAGAAACGCGCGTGAGGTCAGTCGTCTCATGAGCGAACGCTCAGAATCGCCTGCAGAAACGGTGACCCGCTATCGAATTGCGATGTGGGGGTTCACCCCGCCCAAGGAACAGGCCACCATTTGGATGGGGAGTTCTTACTACCGCCCCGACTTTCTGTGGGAAGAGCTCAAACTCATCTTAGAAGTCGACGGTTACGTTAAATATGATGGCACCTACGGCGACCCTGGGGCAGCTATCCGCGCTGAGAAAAGACGCCACCGTGACCTTGAGAAACTCGGGTACCGGGTCATTAGGGTGCAGTGGGAGGACATCGTGCATCACCCGGAAAATTTACGCGTTCTTTTAGTCAATGCCGGGGTTCGGTAA